A region from the Sulfurimonas hongkongensis genome encodes:
- the prmC gene encoding peptide chain release factor N(5)-glutamine methyltransferase — translation MRSGHLVRGVLADIVKILNPHIPRASREAQLLLMHHLKKDELWLISNQQTEVSNIDALYELVYRRVQNEPLEYITNSVSFYSEEFFIDKGALIPRPETELLIDEVIKNCPNLDAPVRFVEVGVGSGIISIILAKHFKNAKFIAVDISQDAINIARKNLKSFKLEDRVELRLGSLLDGVDEEIDYLVSNPPYIAQDEKLEINLSYEPQNALFGGEIGDEIIKNLLDEALRRQINFFTCEIGYDQKDKIQIYLKDTSFKSLEFYNDYSKFDRGFTLKI, via the coding sequence ATGCGAAGCGGACATTTAGTTAGGGGGGTTCTAGCAGATATTGTAAAAATTTTAAATCCACACATACCAAGAGCATCAAGAGAGGCACAGCTTCTTTTGATGCATCATCTAAAAAAAGATGAACTTTGGCTCATCTCAAATCAACAAACAGAGGTTTCAAACATAGATGCACTGTATGAGCTGGTTTATAGAAGAGTGCAAAATGAACCGCTTGAGTACATTACAAATAGTGTAAGTTTTTACTCAGAGGAGTTTTTTATAGACAAAGGTGCTTTGATTCCTCGTCCTGAGACAGAGCTTCTTATAGATGAAGTTATAAAAAATTGCCCAAATCTTGATGCGCCTGTAAGATTTGTAGAGGTTGGAGTTGGAAGTGGCATCATCTCTATAATTTTAGCAAAGCATTTCAAAAACGCTAAGTTTATAGCTGTGGATATTTCACAAGATGCTATAAACATCGCAAGAAAAAACTTAAAAAGCTTTAAGCTAGAAGATAGAGTAGAGTTAAGGCTCGGCTCTTTGCTTGATGGGGTAGATGAAGAGATAGATTATCTTGTCTCAAACCCTCCTTATATTGCACAAGATGAAAAGCTAGAGATAAATCTCTCATACGAACCACAAAATGCTCTCTTTGGTGGAGAAATTGGTGATGAAATCATCAAAAATCTTCTTGATGAAGCCTTAAGAAGGCAGATTAACTTCTTTACATGTGAGATAGGTTATGACCAAAAAGATAAAATACAAATATATTTGAAAGACACTAGCTTTAAGAGCTTGGAGTTTTACAATGACTATAGTAAATTTGATCGTGGATTTACTCTAAAGATATAA
- a CDS encoding M48 family metallopeptidase, with protein sequence MLMTVITIYTLFVLASIYTSVMQIGFINTAKRKKAILLSDTDFIKAANYSVAKEKLSIVNSFVDYIMFIAWMAFGIAYLSDTVVLKDEAMLNIVIVMSFVIINSLISLPFTYYEKFVLDAKFGFNKSSIKQWIKDTFISYALTLLLGSLVVWGIYTIITTFTLWWLWSFVFIFGVVVLINMLYPAFRAIFFDKLTPLKDEALDEQIKELMDKTGFVSSGVFISDASKRDARLNAYFGGFGKAKRVVLFDTLIEKLTTKELLAVLGHELGHFAHGDIYKNIALVGVMLLFMFGIFGNLPDSLYLEMGISNEPYVLMILLLLFMPVLGFIMMPIMGILSRHNEYEADRVGSELGGAGGEIELANALTKLVNENKSFPLSHPLYIFFHYTHPPVLERLKELGVDVGELDKGLLEGKCEADI encoded by the coding sequence ATGTTAATGACAGTTATCACGATATATACACTTTTTGTTTTAGCCTCCATCTACACAAGTGTTATGCAGATAGGATTTATTAACACTGCAAAGAGAAAAAAAGCCATCTTGCTTAGTGACACTGACTTCATAAAAGCAGCAAACTACTCTGTAGCAAAAGAAAAACTAAGTATTGTTAACTCATTTGTGGATTATATAATGTTTATAGCTTGGATGGCTTTTGGTATAGCTTATCTCTCAGATACAGTAGTTTTAAAAGATGAAGCGATGCTAAATATTGTGATTGTGATGAGTTTTGTCATCATAAACTCTTTAATCTCCTTGCCATTTACATACTATGAGAAGTTTGTACTAGATGCAAAGTTTGGATTTAACAAATCTAGCATAAAGCAGTGGATTAAAGATACGTTTATTTCATATGCTTTAACGCTACTGCTTGGCTCACTTGTAGTTTGGGGCATATACACAATCATCACAACTTTTACTCTTTGGTGGTTGTGGAGTTTTGTCTTTATCTTTGGTGTGGTTGTACTTATAAATATGCTCTATCCAGCTTTTCGTGCTATATTTTTTGATAAACTAACCCCGCTAAAAGATGAAGCTTTAGATGAGCAGATAAAAGAGCTGATGGACAAAACTGGCTTTGTAAGTTCTGGAGTCTTTATAAGTGATGCATCAAAAAGAGATGCAAGGTTAAATGCTTATTTTGGTGGATTTGGCAAGGCTAAAAGAGTCGTACTTTTTGACACACTTATAGAAAAACTAACTACAAAAGAGCTTTTAGCAGTTTTAGGACACGAACTAGGACACTTTGCTCATGGCGATATCTATAAAAACATAGCACTTGTTGGAGTGATGCTTCTGTTTATGTTTGGCATCTTTGGAAATCTTCCAGACTCCCTTTACTTAGAGATGGGCATCTCTAATGAGCCTTATGTTTTGATGATACTTTTGCTTCTTTTTATGCCAGTTTTGGGCTTTATTATGATGCCTATCATGGGGATTTTGAGTCGCCATAATGAGTACGAGGCAGACAGAGTAGGCAGTGAGTTAGGCGGAGCAGGTGGAGAGATTGAACTTGCTAATGCACTTACAAAACTTGTAAATGAGAACAAAAGTTTTCCACTCTCTCATCCTTTATATATATTTTTTCACTATACTCATCCGCCAGTTCTAGAGAGATTAAAAGAGTTAGGCGTTGATGTGGGTGAGTTGGACAAAGGTTTATTAGAGGGCAAATGCGAAGCGGACATTTAG
- a CDS encoding c-type cytochrome, with protein sequence MLKIISIITILGSLLLGADGYEVYKKDCASCHIEIMKKSEMRKKFNTLKAPPMIQVAMRLKSQIIVKNEDEDAHRHLFMLFVKNYIENPSIDYSLCHPQAIDTFGIMKSIKGLSQEEKEAVAYWIYDRYEDVDFD encoded by the coding sequence ATGTTAAAGATAATAAGTATTATAACCATCTTAGGTTCTCTACTTTTGGGTGCGGACGGATATGAAGTCTATAAAAAGGACTGTGCTTCTTGCCATATTGAGATAATGAAAAAAAGTGAAATGAGGAAAAAATTCAACACTTTAAAAGCACCTCCGATGATTCAAGTTGCTATGAGATTAAAATCACAAATCATCGTAAAAAATGAAGATGAAGATGCTCATCGTCATCTTTTTATGTTGTTTGTTAAAAACTACATAGAAAATCCAAGCATTGATTACTCTTTGTGTCACCCACAAGCTATTGATACATTTGGGATTATGAAAAGCATAAAAGGTTTAAGCCAAGAAGAAAAAGAAGCCGTAGCTTATTGGATTTATGATAGATATGAAGATGTAGACTTTGATTAG
- a CDS encoding c-type cytochrome — protein MRLLLLCFVLFSLSFASYDRGKKLYIEKNCGNCHGSKLEGMHMYPALANRAKGFLAYKLKRFRSKVSDNQQQEMMIPFAQNLSDKDIDDLTTYMHEFVEDINKERYDTSFAVEGDGGS, from the coding sequence TTGCGTCTTTTACTGCTTTGTTTTGTGCTTTTTTCTCTCTCTTTTGCTTCTTATGATAGAGGAAAAAAACTCTATATAGAAAAAAATTGCGGGAATTGTCACGGTTCAAAATTAGAAGGAATGCACATGTATCCAGCCCTTGCAAACCGTGCCAAAGGTTTTTTAGCTTACAAACTAAAAAGATTTCGATCTAAAGTCTCAGACAACCAACAACAAGAGATGATGATACCTTTTGCACAAAATCTAAGTGATAAAGATATAGATGATTTAACTACATATATGCATGAGTTTGTTGAAGATATAAATAAAGAGAGATACGATACCTCCTTTGCGGTTGAGGGAGATGGAGGTTCATGA
- the lpxB gene encoding lipid-A-disaccharide synthase, with protein sequence MKVLVSALEHSANIHLKSLKKELSSDVEFVGIFDSELGNPIVDLRSLAIMGFVDVIKKLRYFFKLNAQMVELAADVDKVLLIDSSGFNLPLAKKIKKRYPKKEIIYYILPQAWAWKRRRIAVLEKTIDHLASILPFEKEYYSKDAPITYVGHPLLDIIKDFKQNLSREVKTIAFMPGSRKGEIKKLMPVFKEVNERLGLTSYIIIPEYFTKEEIEELYGNLSGFKIVHDSHKTLKEVDFAFICSGTATLEASLIRTPLILSYIAKPLDYFIASRLVKLNHLGLSNIMFTKFKNRALHPEFIQEDVTTDNLIKAFLDYDRSQFFDDSKLLRAYLEHGSSKQVAQILEKTK encoded by the coding sequence ATGAAAGTCTTAGTTAGTGCCTTAGAACACTCAGCAAATATCCACCTTAAATCTCTAAAAAAAGAGTTAAGTAGTGATGTTGAGTTTGTTGGGATTTTTGATAGTGAACTTGGCAATCCCATAGTTGATTTAAGAAGCCTTGCTATCATGGGTTTTGTTGATGTTATAAAAAAGCTTCGCTACTTTTTTAAACTAAATGCTCAAATGGTAGAGCTTGCAGCTGACGTTGATAAAGTCTTGCTTATCGACTCATCAGGCTTTAATCTCCCACTTGCAAAAAAGATCAAAAAGAGATATCCAAAAAAAGAGATCATCTACTACATCTTACCACAAGCTTGGGCATGGAAGAGAAGACGTATAGCAGTTTTAGAGAAAACTATAGACCATTTAGCATCCATCTTGCCTTTTGAAAAAGAGTATTATTCCAAAGATGCTCCCATAACTTATGTAGGACATCCTCTGCTTGATATCATTAAAGATTTTAAACAAAACCTAAGTAGAGAGGTAAAAACTATAGCCTTTATGCCTGGGAGCCGCAAGGGTGAGATAAAAAAACTTATGCCAGTTTTTAAAGAAGTAAACGAGAGGTTGGGGCTTACTTCTTACATCATAATCCCAGAATATTTTACTAAAGAAGAGATAGAAGAGCTTTATGGTAATTTATCTGGTTTTAAAATAGTTCACGATTCGCACAAAACTCTCAAAGAAGTAGATTTTGCATTTATTTGTAGTGGAACTGCTACACTTGAGGCTTCACTTATTCGAACACCTTTGATCCTTAGCTATATTGCAAAACCGCTTGATTATTTTATAGCTAGCAGGCTTGTAAAGCTTAACCATTTAGGGCTGAGCAACATCATGTTTACTAAGTTCAAAAACAGAGCCTTGCACCCTGAGTTTATCCAAGAAGATGTAACAACAGACAACCTTATAAAAGCATTTTTAGATTACGATAGAAGTCAGTTTTTTGATGACTCTAAACTACTTAGAGCTTATTTAGAGCATGGTAGTTCAAAACAAGTAGCACAAATTTTAGAAAAAACAAAATGA
- a CDS encoding DegT/DnrJ/EryC1/StrS family aminotransferase, which produces MKINFMDLQTQYLKHKEEIDSEIAEVLGSTIFIGGQKLEDLEKNLASYVGVKHAIGCSSGTNALLLSLMALNIGYGDEVITTPFAFIATAEAIAFLGAKPIFVDIDKDSYNIDVTRIEVAITERTKAIIPVSLYGQCAEMQAINEIAKKHDLAVIEDACQSFGATYNGEKSCSLSTIGCTSFFPTSPLGAYGDGGAIFTDDDELATKIKMLLNHGQSERYKHKYIGINGRLDALQAAVLNVKLKYFKEEVKARDDIGSRYSDLLEDAEVITPKIAENSTSVYAQYSIRVKDRDAMIEKLSSKEIPTAIYYPIPIHLQEAFLYLGYKEGDFPVSEEVSTQIISLPMSPYLRESEQDFIVKAIKTG; this is translated from the coding sequence ATGAAGATAAATTTTATGGATTTACAAACTCAGTATTTAAAGCACAAAGAAGAGATAGATAGCGAGATAGCAGAAGTTTTAGGCTCAACTATATTTATTGGTGGACAAAAACTTGAGGATTTGGAAAAAAATTTAGCATCTTATGTTGGAGTTAAACATGCTATAGGTTGCAGTAGTGGAACCAATGCTTTGCTTTTATCCCTGATGGCTCTAAATATTGGTTATGGAGATGAAGTTATAACTACTCCTTTTGCATTTATAGCTACGGCTGAAGCTATCGCCTTTTTAGGCGCTAAACCTATTTTTGTAGATATTGATAAAGATAGTTACAACATTGATGTAACAAGGATTGAAGTGGCAATAACTGAGCGAACCAAAGCTATCATTCCAGTTTCACTCTATGGTCAGTGTGCAGAGATGCAAGCCATAAACGAGATAGCAAAAAAACATGACCTTGCAGTTATTGAAGATGCTTGTCAAAGCTTTGGAGCTACCTATAACGGTGAAAAATCTTGTTCACTCTCAACTATCGGTTGTACAAGTTTTTTCCCAACTAGCCCTCTTGGTGCTTATGGTGATGGTGGGGCTATATTTACAGATGATGATGAGTTAGCAACAAAGATTAAGATGCTACTAAATCATGGTCAAAGTGAGAGATATAAACATAAATATATAGGAATAAATGGTCGCCTAGATGCTCTTCAAGCTGCGGTTTTAAATGTTAAACTAAAGTACTTTAAAGAAGAAGTAAAAGCACGTGATGATATAGGAAGTAGGTATAGTGATCTACTAGAAGATGCAGAGGTTATCACCCCTAAAATTGCAGAGAATTCTACAAGCGTTTATGCTCAATACTCTATAAGAGTAAAAGATAGAGATGCTATGATAGAAAAACTTAGCTCAAAAGAGATTCCAACAGCCATTTACTATCCAATACCAATTCACCTGCAAGAGGCTTTTTTATATCTTGGATATAAAGAGGGAGATTTTCCTGTAAGTGAAGAGGTATCAACTCAAATAATCTCTCTACCTATGAGTCCCTACCTAAGAGAATCCGAGCAAGATTTTATTGTTAAAGCTATAAAGACAGGTTAA
- a CDS encoding SLC13 family permease, whose translation MGIQEIEQFKKIGMGVGIGFLVFAISLSLFDTTQASLLGIIALLVVLWTNEGLPLAVVSLLPIILFPAFSIIDTKTTALNYSNPIIYLFLGGFLIAIAVEKTNLHTFIANKMLDIFPNTPRGMIFSLAMTSGLLSSILSNTTTSLLLMSIALFITKDVRLKLRFALAIAYGASVGGIITPIGTPPNLILLGIMNEKSMEMIPFFQWIWMVAPLAFLMFIVVSSFLSIGLENTTIKREAKESHLNKAQKKVLYIIGGLILLLLLNAPMNPVWGGLGLNEAGLLLTAGLVLFMPPFNILEWMDDKAKIPYRIMFLFGAGFSIAKAFGDTGLASEVASYLIVMTELPPILLLFAVAALITFTTEITSNTALISIMLPVIYSVAQQTGINTTLFMMVATLCASYAFMLPIATPPNAIAMSSGAVDVKSMMKYGFVLNLVGIFLIVMIAEFFWKGILS comes from the coding sequence ATGGGTATACAAGAGATAGAGCAGTTTAAAAAGATAGGTATGGGAGTTGGAATAGGTTTTTTAGTGTTTGCCATCTCTCTTTCTCTTTTTGACACAACTCAAGCATCCCTTTTAGGGATTATTGCTTTGTTGGTTGTGCTTTGGACAAATGAGGGCTTGCCATTAGCTGTAGTTTCACTTCTTCCTATCATCCTCTTTCCAGCTTTTTCCATCATAGATACAAAAACAACGGCACTTAACTACTCAAACCCCATCATCTACCTCTTCTTAGGTGGGTTCTTAATTGCCATAGCAGTCGAGAAGACAAACTTGCACACTTTTATAGCAAATAAGATGTTAGATATTTTTCCAAATACCCCTAGAGGAATGATTTTTTCTCTTGCCATGACATCAGGACTTTTAAGCTCTATACTCTCAAACACAACTACCTCTTTACTTTTGATGTCTATAGCTCTTTTTATCACAAAAGATGTAAGGCTAAAACTAAGATTTGCTCTTGCTATTGCTTATGGTGCTAGTGTTGGTGGAATCATTACGCCTATTGGAACTCCGCCAAACCTTATACTTCTTGGAATAATGAATGAAAAATCCATGGAGATGATTCCATTTTTTCAATGGATTTGGATGGTAGCACCTTTAGCCTTTTTAATGTTTATAGTTGTTAGCTCTTTTCTTAGTATTGGCCTAGAAAACACTACTATAAAAAGAGAAGCAAAAGAGTCACACCTTAACAAAGCGCAAAAAAAAGTTCTATATATCATCGGTGGACTCATACTTTTGCTGCTTTTAAATGCACCGATGAATCCAGTTTGGGGAGGATTAGGACTTAACGAGGCTGGTTTGCTTCTAACGGCTGGTCTTGTTTTGTTTATGCCACCTTTTAACATCTTAGAGTGGATGGATGATAAAGCTAAAATTCCATATAGGATAATGTTTTTATTTGGCGCTGGTTTTTCCATAGCAAAGGCTTTTGGCGATACAGGACTTGCATCTGAGGTTGCATCTTATCTTATAGTTATGACAGAACTTCCTCCTATTTTATTACTTTTTGCAGTTGCAGCACTTATAACTTTTACAACAGAGATAACTTCTAACACGGCACTTATCTCCATAATGCTTCCAGTCATCTACTCAGTAGCCCAGCAAACTGGTATAAACACTACGCTTTTTATGATGGTTGCAACTCTTTGTGCTAGTTATGCTTTTATGCTTCCAATCGCCACTCCGCCAAATGCCATAGCTATGAGTAGTGGTGCTGTTGATGTAAAGAGTATGATGAAGTATGGATTTGTTTTAAATCTTGTAGGAATATTTTTGATAGTGATGATAGCAGAGTTTTTTTGGAAAGGGATACTTAGCTAG
- a CDS encoding NAD(P)H-dependent glycerol-3-phosphate dehydrogenase, whose amino-acid sequence MNKIGVIGAGKWGSALAFALSEKNEVYITSRTPRDIKNFVSLEEILELKYIVIAIPAQEISLWLKEHFVNKGQKILVAAKGIEASSGLFLNNIYKDYVKDKDIAYLSGPSFATEVKKSLPTALVINSKNEELSDKFASFFPSFIKTYTSTDVIGAEIAGAYKNVIAIAAGVCEGLELGKNAAAALISRGLVEMQRFGCAYGAKEESFVGLSGAGDLFLTASSTMSRNFRVGLGLAKGKTQTEILQELGEVAEGIGTAYALQKIAKDRDLYLPIAREVYEILEGKDPLSSLKSFLSN is encoded by the coding sequence ATGAATAAAATAGGCGTCATTGGGGCTGGAAAGTGGGGAAGTGCTTTAGCTTTTGCTTTAAGTGAAAAAAATGAAGTTTACATCACTTCAAGAACCCCAAGAGATATTAAAAATTTTGTATCATTAGAAGAAATTTTGGAGTTAAAATATATTGTTATTGCTATTCCCGCTCAAGAGATATCTTTGTGGCTTAAAGAGCATTTTGTAAACAAAGGTCAAAAAATCTTAGTAGCAGCAAAAGGTATAGAAGCCTCAAGCGGTCTTTTTTTAAATAACATATATAAAGACTATGTAAAAGATAAAGATATAGCATATCTTTCAGGTCCATCCTTTGCAACTGAGGTTAAAAAATCCTTACCAACTGCGCTTGTTATCAACTCTAAAAATGAAGAGCTAAGTGATAAATTTGCAAGTTTTTTCCCATCTTTTATAAAAACATATACCTCTACTGATGTAATAGGTGCTGAAATAGCAGGTGCATATAAAAATGTTATAGCCATAGCCGCTGGAGTTTGTGAGGGCTTGGAGCTTGGTAAAAATGCTGCAGCAGCACTTATATCTCGTGGTTTGGTTGAGATGCAAAGATTTGGTTGTGCTTATGGTGCAAAGGAGGAGAGTTTTGTAGGACTTAGCGGGGCAGGTGATCTCTTTTTAACGGCATCTTCCACCATGAGTAGAAACTTTCGTGTTGGACTGGGTTTGGCAAAGGGTAAGACTCAAACTGAGATACTCCAAGAGCTAGGGGAGGTAGCTGAGGGAATTGGAACAGCCTATGCACTCCAAAAAATCGCAAAAGACAGGGATCTATATCTTCCAATAGCGAGAGAGGTTTATGAGATACTAGAGGGAAAAGACCCTCTTAGTAGTCTTAAAAGCTTTCTCTCAAACTAA